The Tigriopus californicus strain San Diego chromosome 5, Tcal_SD_v2.1, whole genome shotgun sequence genome includes a region encoding these proteins:
- the LOC131880893 gene encoding carbohydrate sulfotransferase 1-like: protein MTTTTREISKTAKFFALGIIFFICGYFTTKHPMLWGSATPSPLIENQPSLSRKYFDRETSTHLSDITNNHNHVKNQTLNQMEKDFVHTFWSLLNKELAEPEKHWVQKLIPKPRKVLIISSVRSGSSFFGQLLNQFPGTYYFFEPIKTRRVVDANLVEFLKDVLSCNCKNIAFSNSNHHVLRHNIRLMPLCNESAPLEVKRMCFNSDLLSEVCSLFPIRLIKTVRFEARMVERLMEMVPDLTVISLIRDVRGGIVSRQKVPWCDPSNCADVKSVCKRYNQDVESSIDLTSRYPERFKIVRYEDLSLNLNQTVQSVADFLGFPLDQQIMTFLADHTQSDEVERRNVSLNPHSIVRQTSLHTFQWRYSIQPKQLNQTQHLCAKGLSLMGFRLMPTIEDLLNPQVHLMDPFFQNQSATKVF, encoded by the exons ATGACAACGACCACAAGGGAAATAAGTAAGACTGCAAAGTTTTTTGCATTGGggattattttcttcatttgcgGATACTTCACAACCAAACATCCCATGCTATGGGGATCAGCTACCCCTTCGCCTCTGATAGAAAATCAGCCATCTTTAAgcagaaaatattttgatcggGAAACATCTACGCACCTATCTGACATTACCAATAACCACAATCATGTAAAAAACCAGACCTTGaaccaaatggaaaaagattttGTTCACACATTTTGGAGCCtccttaacaaagaacttgCGGAACCGGAAAAACACTGGGTACAAAAACTGATCCCAAAACCAAGAAAAGtattgatcatttccagtgTGAGATCCGGCTCCTCCTTCTTTGGCCagcttttgaaccaatttccTGGGACGTATTATTTCTTTGAGCCCATCAAGACAAGGAGAGTCGTAGATGCCAATCTAGTGGAGTTCTTGAAAGATGTATTGAGTTGCAATTGCAAAAACATAGCGTTCTCAAACTCAAACCACCACGTTTTGAGACATAACATTCGACTGATGCCACTTTGCAATGAATCAGCACCTCTGGAAGTGAAAAGGATGTGCTTTAATTCGGACCTTCTGAGTGAGGTGTGTTCTTTGTTCCCGATCCGATTGATCAAAACAGTTCGCTTTGAGGCTCGGATGGTAGAGCGCTTAATGGAAATGGTTCCAGACCTCACGGTCATCTCCTTGATCCGTGATGTCCGTGGGGGCATAGTATCTCGTCAGAAAGTTCCATGGTGCGATCCTTCCAATTGTGCTGATGTGAAATCGGTTTGCAAGCGTTACAACCAGGACGTAGAGAGTTCAATTGATCTCACTTCCAGGTATCCGGAACGTTTCAAAATCGTCAGATACGAAGACTTATCTTTAAATCTTAATCAAACCGTTCAATCTGTTGCCGACTTCTTGGGGTTCCCTCTGGACCAACAG ATCATGACCTTCTTAGCAGACCACACTCAAAGTGACGAGGTGGAAAGACGGAACGTTAGCCTCAATCCTCATTCCATTGTTCGCCAAACTAGTTTGCATACATTTCAATGGCGATATTCGATACAGCCCAAGCAACTGAACCAGACTCAACATCTATGTGCCAAAGGCTTGTCTCTTATGGGATTTAGATTGATGCCAACAATAGAAGATCTCCTGAATCCACAAGTACATCTCATGGAtccattctttcaaaatcaatcagcAACGAAAGTTTTTTGA